One Triticum dicoccoides isolate Atlit2015 ecotype Zavitan chromosome 3B, WEW_v2.0, whole genome shotgun sequence genomic window, GATTTGAAATCACTTGTGAATGAGGAATATTGCAAGGTGTCTACTTGTGGTCATAGTCTCTTGCGTGTGGTTGTCGGGGTGTAATGGGTTAGCTGCAAATGATGTTGTGGATAGATAAGAGAACAAAGAGAAGCAGGAGTTATGGAGGAATGCCGATTTGTTTCTTAGCTACTAAAAGATTACAGAAGTTCCCCTTTCGATATGCTACCATGGTGGATCCGCACTTGACTTTTACATCCCTAATGCTACTCAGATGGCTACACATATCCGAATCCAACTATCACCCATATATTTTCACCCTTAATAGTTGCAAAATTGCACATTATAGTGTCAATGGTAGTTGTCGTTTGCTAGACCACTCTATGGAATGCTTACTTTTGTTAAACCTTGTGCTGGCACCAGAAGTCATGCTTCCTGAACTTGGTCTTAGTCTCATAGTAGCAATTTGTAGTTGTGCTGAAAAGTGACTTGCTGTATCACAGTTTACCTAACAATCAATGCAGAACTGAAAATGGGAGGTGCACAAGTATAGAACATAATGAGAAGATTAAGAGCTGAAAAATGCCTAGCCTTGTCAATGTGTCTACTTTGTTCACCACTATGTTTTCTCCCTTGCACAGAAATGGTCAGGAACCCATCATGCCTGGAATTTTAGCTTCCTATTTCTTAAATATATTCATGGTGAAATTTTCTACAATCTAAATCGCAACAGTGAACCAGAAGCTATGTATGGGATTGCTaatacttttttcttttcttttgttcttctgaatgttgccTAGTGGATTGTATATCTTGAACACAAGTGGTTGATTTAACGCCGGTTCTCTCTAGCTTCTTCATTATGTGTGATTCAGATATATCACAGTGAAAATTCATTTTATTTTCTAGGCGCACCAAACATTTAACTATCGTCGGACTAGCCACTCGTCTTGTTAGCCCATCTGATATTTTGATGCTCAACTAATGGCAAACCGAATATATCGTGATGCCCAATTACCTTTATCTTGACCCTCGCTCTGTTTTCTCCGAAACAGGGATGCCACTTGAAGAAGGATACGATCGAGGAAACCTTTTGGATGAGCTGTGACAAGGGTGCCACCAATGAAGAGCACATGGCTGCACATGTATGCTATGCAACTGGAGAAGGTACTCCTTCCCTGTGGTATCTGTGTTGTTACTGTTGTTGTCCGCTGCATTTGGGAAGCGACTTGTTCTGTATGTTGAGAGTTGCGATCTCATCTGATCTACTCCCttcgtatcaaaatataagacgtttttagtACTTGTGTTGCAGTCTTATGTTGCTCCACACCTTGCAACCTGTGACAATTGGGACAAGTGTCTTTCAGTTGAGAGATGCGCAGCCATCTCTGCTGTAACAGTGAAACAAAGTTTGGTTGAATCGAGAGTCTCTACTCCACATGACCTGCTGCTGGTTGACTAGTTAAATAAGGCTTTGCTACTTTGTTGTCTGTACTTGCACAGGCTCATGTAGATGGATGAACACGTAGCAGAAATCTCTTGTAGATTCATCAGATAACAGTACACAATCGTGCTGAAGTCTCGAATTAGAAGGCCGACCCTAGGGCCACGGGCCCGTGTAATCCGCGAACGGGCTGGCGCTACTCACGCTACCGTAGCTTGTTCTCTGGTGCTCGACGCCCATGTAATCCACCACGCGCACGTCGTCGCCGGCGGCGGCTCGCCGGCGCTCATCGTCCATTGGGTTGTCCGCGCCGCTGACCGCCGGTCCAGCGTTCCTTGTGGTGCCGCCGTTGGCCCCGTCGTTGTAGAGCTGGCCAGGCATCAGCCCGCCGACGCCGAACCCGACCACCCCGTCGTACGCGCCGAAGGCTCTCGTCGGCCCCCCGAACGGCCCCCCGGTGCAAGGAAAGCGgtcgagcgcggccatggtggacgCGAGGCCCGGGTGGCCAGGGGTGAAGCTCACGCCGTAGCCGCTCGACGTCGTCGCGCCCATCTGGGCCGCCTTCTGCAGCAGCGCCGTGGCGGACATGCTCGCCAGGCCGCCGTTGCCCGGGGAGTAGCAGCCGCCCATGGAGGCGGCGTCGCTCGGCCCTGCCTGCAGGCCCAGCATGCTCAGCCTGCTGCTCGGGCTGAAGGCCGACGGAGCGGCGCCGAGGCTGGACAGCATGCAGCCCAGCGGGTTGTCGGCGTCGGCTGCGTCGGCGTCGTAGTCGGAGAACATCTTCAGGTGCGGGCTCTTTATGTCCGGCTCGAAGGCGGAGGCCTCGTCGGCGTCCATGTCGAGGTCATCGGCGTGGGTGGACGGCAGCATGAGGTTGTGGTGGTGAGCGTGCTGCTGGCCCTGGAGCGCCGAGGCCACCGTGGCCATGTTCATGGCCGGCTGCGCCAGCTTGCTGTTCTCCTGCGCCAGCGCGTCGCAGAAGGCCCGGTGCGTCACGAAGCTGTCCCTCCTGCATGACGTCACAAAGTTCGATGATACATCGCCGGAGCCGGCGGACGCATGCAACGgacggcgacggaggaagccggaCGGACCTGGAGAAGAGGGTGCCGCAGTCGCAGCGGTACTCGCGGGTGCCGCAGACCTTGGCGTGGGCCTTCCAGTCGGAGTGCACGGCGTAGCGCTTGGCGCAGCGGTCGCACTTCCACTTCTTCTCGCCGTGCTTGCGGCAGAAGTGCTTTTTGATGCCGGTGAGGTCGCCCAGCGCGCGCCGGGGGTCGTGGTGCACGCACGCCGGCTCGGGGCACACGTACGCGCGCTTCCGCGGCGCCGCCCCGCCCTCGGCGCCGCGCTGCCGGAGCTTCCACGGCAGGTTGTGGCCGCGGCGGTGCAGCTGCAGGTTCTGGTCGCGCTGGAAGCCCTTGTGGCAGATCTCGCACACGAACCGGTTCGTCGCCATCAGCGTCCGCGGCGACAGCGCGATCACCTCCGCGCTCGGGTCTGCATGCAACAAATGCATACcacacttgaaaaattctaccccgGCCCAAAATCAAAGCCACGTGGCGTGAATACTAAGCATTTCTAAGCGATCTTCCCTAGATAATTTCGAGGTCATTAGCTAAGAAACTTGATTAACCATTTCTCGATCGCGTTACTAAACCTAGACCATAGGCTCCACTCTATAGCCAACTCATTAATAATCGTACAAGCAAATCTACGAACAATCTAGTGGAGTATATTGTTGAAACAGACGCGTACAGTATAGTCTTGTCATTCCCGTCATGGTTTTCAGTGTCAAGAGACTTGGACGTACTGACTGACGAACACTGGCTGCCACTATTGACTTTGACAAATCAATAATTGTAGTCACAAGAAGAAGTAAACACAAAGTTCATGCAAAGAGAAAGAATTCAGGAACTAAAACCACACGAATTTAGCGTGTAAAGATCTCCAAGAACAAATATACTACCTCCATTCTAAAATATAGTGCGCTCGCGCTTTCCGACATTCAACtttaaccataaatttaaccaacaagaccgactgcggtgggagaaaaaattatataattgaaaaactTCTTTTGAATGTGAATCCACCGGTGTCACTTTTGCTCCTGCTGTAGCcggttttgttagttaaatttatgatcaaagttaTATGAAGGATGGGTTCACATGCATACCACACTTCAAAATACTactgtattttggaacggagagagtaaaCAAGTCATATGAAGGATGGGTTCATGCATACCACACTtcaaaatactactactactacaactGTCCCCGAAATTATAGAAACTTGGCATATACCGCAGCATTTCTCTTGCACTCAGTCATGGGATCGACTTCTAGCAGGAGGTTTTCAGTATATAATTTCAAGGTCACTATCTAAGATTTTTTTTTTCTGCGGGGAACACTATCTAAGAAATTTAATTAAGCGATTTATCTTGTTACTAGTACTAAACCTACTACACTATAGCCAACTCACTAAGCATCTTTGCAAACAAATCTACAAGCAATCTAGTGGAGTACAATATATATGTCTTGTCATTCCCGTCCTAGTTTTTCAGTGTCAGGAGACTTGGACTGACTGATGAACAGCAACCGCCACTATTGACTTCGCCAAATCAATAATTGCTAGTGACAAGATCGACCAGGAAACACAGAGTTCATGCAAAAGAGACAAAATTTAGCAACTAAAATTGTCCCAGAACAAATATATAGCAGTTCAACCGAAGTTGAAACAGTCCAAATCATTCATGCAATTGCTCATCAAAAATCAAGTCATATGAAGGATGGATTGAGAGGCCTCCATGCATGCATGTACGCACCTGGAGTCCCGGGAAGGcttcgcttcttcttcttcttggtcgcAGCCGGCGGGGTGGACAGCGAGTCGGAGGTGCCAGCAATCAcgagccggagatcgccgtcgtcttcaCCGATCTCCGGCGGGCTTCCGGCCAGgaacggcggcttgccgtggtacgGCAGCCGGAACTCCTCTCCCAGCCCCTCCACCGTGCTGCTCACGGAAGAGAAGCTACCCGTGCACTCCCCCGTCCCCGTGGCACCGCACGCCATGGGCGGCATGCAACTACGCATGCGCCAGAACACACTTACCAGCAGGCTCACAAAGCGCCACAAAATCGACCACCTTCAGTGACCAGAATTCTGCTAGCTGCGTGCCTGCTCCTGGTGCCCTGTGAGGAGGTGGGTGAGTGATCAGTGCCAAACCGCTTGTGTCTTGTGACTTTGTGAGTGacagtggagaagaggaagggggttGGTTGGTCTTATATTTATGCCTTCTATTCCCTGTTCAGCTTTCACGCATCGCCACATTCGTCCATTTTACCTTTCAATGGCGTTCCTGTCCTTATCGATGTGTGTCAGTGATGACTTGAGTTGAGTGTGCACTCCGCATGAATATGATACACGCATGTCCTTCTCATGcattttgtaatgctttacttcgTTATAAAATAGGGGGATTAGCTCCTTTTGTTCTTTTGTAATGGCATCGAGTAAAATGCTAGTACTACAGAGTACTCTGAGTAATATAGCCGCGAGTACTACtgcggaagatggcggcgacggatTCCAGAGCGTGTGCATGCGGGGCGTGCTGAGAGTCTGCTAGACTGGTTGATGATCTCGACTCACCGTTGGGCGGCTTGACGAGGCCACCAAATTAGATGGTGCGCGTTGGTGCGAGGTCAGGGCACATCATCAAGCTCGTAGGTGTAGAGCATATAATATTTGTTTTGTCTGAATTTGTTGAGTAACATAATAAAGATGCTTGTGTGCATTTTTGAATGTAGAGTCCGGGGGTTTCAAcctcctttttgaaacaaaaatactactccctccgtccggaattacttgtcgcataaatggataaaaatggatgtatctagaactaaaatatgtctagatacatccatttttccgacaagtatttccggacagagggagtagatgtGAAGAGTGTAATCTGTAGCGGAGAGTGTCATTCGAGCTGCAGTGGTTCTTTTGTTCTAGCGTAGTTTGGATCTAGCATGCACCTTGGTTGTTGCCTCCCTCGGGATCGGTATCTGCTAGAGACAATGCTCAAGGTTTCCCGGGAGGGGAGGCATAAAATACGCATGTTTCTTGCCATGAGAGCAACTTGTGGTTAAATTGAGGAGCTTCTTGTTGCCTTGTTTTCGTGCCTAGGGGCTCCACGCCTCGTTTTCAATTCAGAGGCAGTCAATTTGAGATTTTAAAATGCGGTCACCCGATCCCCAAAACCACTCTTCTCATGCTAAATATCTTGAATTTGTACCGCTATTTTAATAGTAGCAAGTTGAATTTGATTTGCTTAAGCAAAACATATGGCTGTTTTTTTACAGTAGTACTCACGACTCAAGGGCTCTTGCTACGTTACCGAATTGATTGGCTCAGAGACCTCGGAATTGACAGGGGAATGACAACGATGATGCATGCTGCATGCTGATGATGCATGGTGCTTGGCGTAAAAAGGAGGATGAACCCAACATAGGACACATACCTGGTTTGGAGGTACTTGGTTCTGGACAAACACATGCAGTTTAAAAAGGCAAAGACAAATACCCatcctcttttctttttcttcaaaCGTTGCAGGATAACCATTACATCGCCAAAAACTTGTGCTACCTAAGCAAACTATGATCCTTACATGGCTGAAGATGGC contains:
- the LOC119282125 gene encoding zinc finger protein GAI-ASSOCIATED FACTOR 1-like, translated to MRSCMPPMACGATGTGECTGSFSSVSSTVEGLGEEFRLPYHGKPPFLAGSPPEIGEDDGDLRLVIAGTSDSLSTPPAATKKKKKRSLPGTPDPSAEVIALSPRTLMATNRFVCEICHKGFQRDQNLQLHRRGHNLPWKLRQRGAEGGAAPRKRAYVCPEPACVHHDPRRALGDLTGIKKHFCRKHGEKKWKCDRCAKRYAVHSDWKAHAKVCGTREYRCDCGTLFSRRDSFVTHRAFCDALAQENSKLAQPAMNMATVASALQGQQHAHHHNLMLPSTHADDLDMDADEASAFEPDIKSPHLKMFSDYDADAADADNPLGCMLSSLGAAPSAFSPSSRLSMLGLQAGPSDAASMGGCYSPGNGGLASMSATALLQKAAQMGATTSSGYGVSFTPGHPGLASTMAALDRFPCTGGPFGGPTRAFGAYDGVVGFGVGGLMPGQLYNDGANGGTTRNAGPAVSGADNPMDDERRRAAAGDDVRVVDYMGVEHQRTSYGSVSSASPFADYTGPWP